In a genomic window of Fibrobacter sp. UWH4:
- a CDS encoding 23S rRNA (pseudouridine(1915)-N(3))-methyltransferase RlmH — MKWVLAVFGKAGSPFIADEVDKYVKRLRGGVFPLEVVELKESKIDDRFPGNIVFLIGSAYGIDENLKKTADLLLSLSPLTFTHDHARVLFAEQLYRVQMVMQNHPYHHR; from the coding sequence ATGAAATGGGTTCTAGCAGTTTTTGGTAAGGCGGGTTCGCCGTTTATTGCCGACGAGGTCGACAAGTACGTGAAGCGTTTGCGTGGGGGAGTGTTCCCGCTCGAAGTCGTGGAACTCAAGGAATCCAAGATAGACGACCGTTTTCCGGGAAACATCGTATTCTTGATCGGGTCGGCGTACGGCATCGACGAAAACTTGAAAAAGACCGCCGACTTGCTCCTGTCGCTTTCGCCGCTGACTTTTACCCATGACCACGCCCGCGTACTTTTCGCGGAGCAGCTTTACCGCGTGCAGATGGTCATGCAAAACCACCCGTACCATCATAGGTGA
- the dnaA gene encoding chromosomal replication initiator protein DnaA: MQAEWERCLNYLRGMLSDSVYKTYFAQTKLTSQTTGHATISVPSGLDTAVYSAYKELIRLAWREVTHDESTMEFDFQQQEAVAQPAPQANNSFKDFLKPSIPLSGSFRFENFVPGDKAQLAFNAALAVARNPDGTQYNPLFIYGSSGLGKTHLLQAIGNYILEEDPTKRVCYLTSEDFSQQYMKCLREQRITEMSDFYKNEVDILLIDDIQNWTGKYETQNEFFLIFNALHQAGKQIVLTSDAPAAEVKNLSDRLVSRFSWGLTVDIQPPDVETREAILHKKAEERHLEISDEVLHYLAESIASNVRCLESAIIKLTLQSSLMHHDIDMSIAQKVVSEIAPTLRRRVSLDAVLHTVSKHYEVPEAKLTESGRGTKEISKARQVAMYLMRECSPISLQSIGSRFGGKDHSTVVHAIKSVKKEMETDPSFARLIESLKNSIHD, translated from the coding sequence ATGCAAGCTGAATGGGAAAGATGTTTGAACTACCTCCGTGGAATGCTCTCGGATTCGGTTTATAAGACCTATTTTGCACAGACCAAGCTTACCAGTCAGACGACCGGTCATGCTACGATCTCTGTTCCTTCCGGACTGGACACGGCAGTCTATTCCGCCTATAAGGAACTTATCCGCCTGGCCTGGCGAGAAGTGACTCACGACGAATCGACCATGGAATTCGATTTCCAGCAGCAGGAAGCTGTCGCACAACCGGCTCCCCAGGCGAACAACAGCTTCAAGGATTTCCTGAAGCCGAGCATTCCGCTTTCTGGATCGTTCCGTTTCGAAAATTTCGTTCCCGGCGACAAGGCGCAGCTCGCGTTCAACGCCGCTCTCGCCGTTGCAAGGAATCCTGACGGCACACAGTACAATCCGCTATTTATTTACGGTTCTTCGGGTCTCGGCAAGACTCACCTGCTGCAGGCTATCGGCAACTACATTCTCGAAGAAGATCCGACCAAGCGCGTATGCTATCTGACCTCCGAAGATTTTTCGCAGCAATACATGAAATGCCTGCGCGAACAGCGTATCACGGAAATGTCCGACTTCTACAAGAACGAAGTCGACATTCTGCTGATTGACGATATCCAGAACTGGACCGGCAAATACGAAACTCAGAATGAATTCTTCCTGATTTTCAATGCGCTGCACCAGGCAGGAAAGCAGATCGTGCTCACATCCGATGCACCCGCCGCCGAAGTGAAGAATCTTTCTGACCGACTCGTGAGCCGCTTCTCATGGGGCCTTACTGTCGACATTCAACCGCCTGACGTCGAAACGCGCGAAGCGATTCTGCATAAGAAGGCCGAAGAACGCCACCTCGAAATCAGCGACGAAGTGTTGCATTACCTCGCCGAAAGCATCGCAAGCAACGTGCGTTGCCTCGAAAGCGCTATCATCAAGTTGACATTACAGTCAAGCCTGATGCACCACGATATCGACATGAGCATTGCGCAGAAGGTCGTATCTGAAATTGCACCGACGCTCCGTCGCCGCGTAAGCCTTGACGCCGTGTTGCATACCGTTTCGAAGCACTACGAAGTTCCCGAAGCCAAGCTGACCGAATCGGGCCGCGGCACCAAGGAAATTTCGAAGGCTCGCCAAGTCGCCATGTACCTGATGCGCGAATGCTCCCCCATTAGCTTGCAGAGCATCGGCTCCCGCTTCGGAGGCAAGGACCACTCCACCGTCGTTCACGCCATCAAGAGCGTGAAGAAGGAAATGGAGACTGACCCGAGCTTCGCCCGCCTCATCGAAAGCCTTAAGAACTCAATTCACGATTAA
- a CDS encoding peptidylprolyl isomerase, whose protein sequence is MEMIQDKLKVSIAYSLKERTGKILEEVPASYPFVYIHGANNIIPGLEDALEGRHLNESFSVDIPFEQGYGPYRPDLVMEVPKDELREVGEIWLGMELEMYMDEDVREFQLPETADEFVDGLNLDDDEESDGIYTIKEIKKDTVVVDGNHPFAGKDLTFDVTVVAIEQPSFTELETGYPDREEDFDHFDDGFDGADGEDFDDNNHNRRWR, encoded by the coding sequence ATGGAAATGATTCAAGACAAGCTGAAGGTCAGCATTGCCTATTCCTTGAAGGAACGCACCGGAAAGATTCTCGAAGAAGTGCCCGCGAGCTACCCGTTCGTGTACATTCACGGGGCGAACAACATTATTCCGGGGCTTGAAGACGCGCTGGAAGGCCGTCACTTGAATGAAAGTTTTTCTGTCGATATTCCGTTTGAACAGGGCTACGGCCCCTACCGTCCCGACTTGGTGATGGAGGTCCCGAAGGACGAACTCCGCGAGGTGGGCGAAATCTGGCTCGGAATGGAACTCGAGATGTACATGGACGAGGACGTGCGCGAATTCCAGCTACCGGAGACGGCAGACGAGTTCGTGGACGGGCTGAACCTGGACGACGACGAAGAATCCGACGGGATTTACACGATCAAGGAAATCAAGAAGGACACGGTGGTCGTGGACGGGAACCACCCCTTTGCGGGCAAGGACCTGACTTTCGACGTGACGGTGGTCGCCATCGAGCAGCCGAGTTTTACCGAGCTCGAAACCGGCTACCCCGACCGCGAAGAAGATTTTGACCATTTTGACGACGGCTTCGATGGGGCCGACGGCGAAGATTTTGACGACAACAACCACAACAGGAGATGGCGCTAA
- a CDS encoding TIGR02452 family protein encodes MNERYRISRGDAAREARRTRLSTIFKDSVEMMRSQDLQESIKASRANTRTYFNDNIEFNRPEFGKKTLVTVTNHRTLEAADLIHEKNPDKRIGVLNFASATNPGGGVVWGSSAQEESLCRCSTLYPVLNQKSLLMNYYDFHRSRQNPLYTDRCIYTPSVKVIKSDTDYPERLDSSGFFDVDVITCAAPNLRHAEPISDAELERLHLQRGRRILDVAVENKIDCLVLGAFGCGAFRNNPQVVAKVYAKLMEEFKGAFDLVEFAVFYWGNEITNYQAFKDALG; translated from the coding sequence ATGAACGAAAGATACAGAATCAGCAGGGGAGATGCCGCTCGCGAAGCACGCAGGACTCGCCTGTCGACAATATTCAAGGATTCCGTAGAAATGATGCGATCACAGGACTTGCAGGAATCCATCAAGGCCTCCAGGGCTAATACCCGAACTTATTTTAACGACAATATTGAATTTAACCGCCCTGAATTCGGAAAAAAGACACTGGTCACGGTCACCAATCACAGGACCCTTGAAGCGGCAGACCTAATCCACGAAAAAAATCCTGACAAACGCATCGGGGTTTTAAATTTTGCCTCTGCAACAAATCCTGGAGGAGGCGTCGTATGGGGGAGTTCTGCACAGGAAGAAAGTCTGTGCCGCTGTTCAACGCTCTACCCTGTACTGAATCAAAAAAGCCTTCTGATGAATTACTACGACTTTCACAGAAGCCGCCAGAATCCGCTTTACACGGACCGCTGCATCTATACGCCCAGTGTCAAGGTCATCAAGAGCGATACGGACTATCCCGAACGTCTAGACAGCAGCGGATTCTTCGACGTGGACGTCATCACCTGCGCGGCACCGAACCTGCGGCATGCCGAACCGATTTCCGATGCGGAACTAGAGCGGCTGCACCTGCAACGCGGTCGTAGAATTCTCGATGTGGCAGTCGAGAACAAAATTGACTGTCTTGTGCTGGGGGCATTTGGTTGCGGGGCTTTCCGGAACAATCCGCAAGTTGTCGCCAAAGTTTATGCCAAACTCATGGAAGAATTCAAGGGAGCCTTTGACCTTGTTGAATTCGCCGTGTTCTACTGGGGCAACGAAATAACGAATTATCAGGCGTTCAAGGATGCATTGGGATAG
- a CDS encoding U32 family peptidase, translated as MDSRNCLPELLLPVGTREMLEAAVNNGADAVYFGVPHWNARGRTEDFSFEDVRDMIRYARIRGVRTFLAMNVLVFERELQELPEFLEKLISLEPDAFIIQDIGLARLIRAICPNQEIHASTQMTLASAESVNAVKSIGFNRAVLARELSLKEIASIKAATDLELEVFIHGALCVSYSGQCLTSENFGGRSANRGQCAQSCRLPYRIFVDGKEYRETDAQYLFSPHDLCALPKLKELEEIGVDSLKVEGRLKSPEYVAAVSRAYRKALNGTSLEAKDMEPLEVLFSRGLTTGFLEGDNHQELVDGTFSNHHGLFLGTVVKVDRGQIIVGLDSAISDIAPSASSGSSRMFPRPGDGILFENASLGISVGSRLYAAQVTHLPHAKRGDPKLLKLEFGREFDTRQIAVGMQVYRNDSPALERELRKTFTDREQLVRLPVTMTLSGKIGEALKLSVYDTPKNAVEVEADFILEAARNSENRSKNEADKAIRELAQKELSALSSTAYQLKHLDIQVDRDAFIPGKILRTLRQAAIEKLDEKRTEWKPLNPSAETGKKFLDETRAKFKSGVSTNGAPTASGISSAGGTTHPIISVLVRNPDQIAALEGLAIDRVIMDFDWGVKYDDSLQQIRELGFKAGMATLRIHKPGESHYLKNILRLAPDFALVRNLGALSILKESGIPLTGDYSLNAANSASYDWLLSQDLSTLHPSWDLNSTQLFDLLENIDGTRLELTLHQYMPAFHSEYCAFARALTTGRRFPECGKICTKHWVEILDHKGERHFLQSDAECRNTLFVGKPQSALKLLPRLRSAGVNHFRLEMLTEDAETVRRKVLIYTQAIQGKITIEDAIREAGIQEKYGLSEGQLFNESTWQDRKK; from the coding sequence ATGGATTCAAGGAATTGCTTGCCGGAACTTCTGCTGCCCGTGGGCACGCGAGAAATGCTCGAAGCGGCCGTCAACAACGGCGCAGATGCCGTATATTTCGGAGTTCCTCATTGGAATGCCCGGGGCCGCACCGAAGACTTTTCGTTTGAAGATGTCCGCGACATGATTCGCTACGCACGTATCCGCGGGGTACGGACCTTTCTCGCAATGAACGTCCTTGTTTTTGAACGAGAACTGCAGGAACTGCCCGAATTCCTTGAAAAACTGATTTCCCTGGAGCCGGACGCGTTCATTATTCAAGACATAGGGCTGGCGAGACTCATCCGGGCCATTTGCCCGAATCAGGAAATCCACGCAAGCACACAGATGACGCTAGCCAGCGCCGAGAGCGTGAACGCCGTCAAATCCATCGGTTTCAACCGAGCGGTACTCGCTCGCGAACTTTCGCTCAAGGAAATCGCCAGCATCAAGGCTGCGACAGACCTCGAACTTGAAGTATTCATTCACGGGGCGCTTTGCGTAAGCTACTCGGGCCAGTGCCTGACCAGCGAGAACTTCGGCGGCCGCAGCGCGAACCGCGGCCAGTGTGCCCAGAGTTGCAGACTTCCCTACCGTATCTTTGTTGACGGCAAGGAATATCGCGAAACAGATGCACAGTACCTCTTCAGCCCCCATGACTTATGCGCCCTTCCGAAGCTCAAAGAACTGGAAGAAATCGGTGTTGATTCTCTCAAGGTTGAAGGACGCCTCAAGAGCCCCGAATACGTGGCAGCCGTTTCACGAGCCTACCGCAAGGCATTGAACGGAACAAGCCTCGAAGCAAAGGACATGGAGCCACTCGAAGTGCTTTTCAGCCGCGGGCTGACCACCGGATTTTTGGAAGGAGACAACCACCAGGAACTCGTCGACGGCACGTTCAGTAACCACCACGGCCTTTTCCTCGGTACAGTTGTAAAGGTCGACCGTGGGCAAATAATTGTCGGTCTCGACAGCGCAATCTCCGATATCGCCCCTTCGGCAAGCTCGGGATCTTCGAGAATGTTTCCGCGCCCAGGGGATGGCATCCTGTTCGAAAATGCATCCCTCGGTATAAGTGTCGGAAGTCGCCTCTACGCCGCGCAAGTCACCCATTTACCGCATGCAAAGCGCGGCGACCCCAAGCTCCTAAAGCTTGAATTCGGGCGTGAATTCGACACCCGCCAGATTGCCGTGGGCATGCAAGTTTACCGCAACGACTCCCCTGCGCTTGAACGCGAACTGCGCAAGACTTTTACGGACCGCGAACAACTCGTGCGCCTGCCGGTCACCATGACACTTTCGGGTAAAATCGGCGAAGCACTCAAATTGTCCGTATACGACACACCGAAAAACGCCGTCGAAGTCGAGGCCGATTTTATACTCGAAGCGGCGCGCAACAGTGAGAATCGCAGCAAAAACGAAGCGGACAAGGCTATCCGCGAACTCGCGCAAAAAGAACTTTCGGCCTTAAGTTCGACCGCCTACCAGTTAAAGCACCTCGACATTCAAGTGGACCGCGACGCGTTCATCCCCGGGAAGATTCTCCGTACGCTCCGCCAGGCCGCCATCGAAAAACTCGACGAAAAGCGCACCGAATGGAAACCATTGAACCCGAGCGCCGAGACTGGCAAAAAGTTCTTGGACGAGACCCGCGCCAAATTTAAATCCGGAGTCTCTACCAATGGCGCACCAACCGCCAGCGGTATATCTTCCGCCGGCGGCACAACGCATCCGATTATCAGCGTGCTCGTCCGCAATCCGGATCAAATCGCCGCCCTCGAAGGCCTCGCCATCGACCGTGTCATCATGGACTTCGACTGGGGAGTCAAATACGACGATTCCCTGCAGCAAATCCGCGAACTCGGCTTCAAGGCGGGCATGGCGACGCTCCGCATCCACAAGCCGGGCGAAAGCCATTACCTCAAGAATATCCTTCGTCTGGCCCCGGACTTTGCGCTGGTGCGTAACCTCGGCGCGCTCTCTATCCTCAAGGAAAGCGGCATTCCTCTTACGGGCGACTACAGCCTGAACGCCGCCAATAGCGCAAGCTACGACTGGCTCCTTTCACAAGATCTTTCGACACTCCACCCTTCGTGGGACCTCAACAGCACGCAGCTCTTTGACCTGCTCGAAAACATCGACGGAACGCGCCTCGAGCTCACCTTGCACCAGTACATGCCCGCCTTCCATTCGGAATATTGCGCCTTCGCCCGAGCCCTCACCACGGGCCGTCGCTTCCCCGAATGTGGCAAGATTTGCACTAAGCACTGGGTGGAAATTCTGGACCACAAGGGCGAACGCCATTTCTTGCAGAGCGATGCAGAATGCCGCAATACGCTCTTTGTAGGCAAGCCTCAATCCGCATTAAAGCTGCTCCCCCGTCTCCGCAGCGCAGGAGTAAACCACTTCCGCCTCGAAATGCTCACCGAAGACGCAGAAACCGTGCGCCGCAAGGTGCTCATTTACACGCAGGCCATCCAGGGCAAAATCACTATCGAAGATGCAATCCGCGAAGCGGGCATCCAAGAAAAATACGGCCTTTCTGAAGGGCAGCTTTTCAATGAGAGCACCTGGCAGGACCGCAAAAAATAA
- a CDS encoding M3 family oligoendopeptidase, producing MNKRTFVPENFNVDNVKDVEALYQRLLDEDVANSPDALRSWILKWSELGSVLSEVSCRRYVAMTCNTQDEAAAKAYEDFVSNVDPISNEYSDKLNKKLMAHPAKDKLKEEFGIWFRSVQVSLDLFSPANIPLETEETMAVQAYQKITGGMSVEFDGGIKTMQQLGAYLEKTDRDLRERAFRTMWDRRLKDKDALDESFDKLFQIRNKIAKNAGCRDFIDYIFLAKRRFDYSPADCKNFHESVEKLVLPLLKEIYKKRADKMGLKTLRPWDLSVDPLNRAPLKPYKSGDELIEKVDQIFESIHPQAGKWAREMQAKKLIDPDSRLGKAPGGYQIGFDESRLPFIFMNSAETDRDIYTLLHESGHSFHQYALANQPILAYRDVPSEFAEVASMSMELIGMNNLKPFYGDDSEAIRRSIEGELEDVIWLFPWVASIDSFQHELYSRPNHTAKDREAIWKGIMDRYDAGVDYSGFEAVRNNLWQKQLHLFECPFYYIEYGIAQLGALQVWANFKKNPKKAIDDLFKAESLGDSRPLPELFAAANIKFDFTAKTIEPLMQVVWDELN from the coding sequence ATGAATAAAAGAACTTTTGTACCTGAAAATTTCAATGTAGACAATGTAAAAGATGTCGAGGCGCTTTATCAGAGATTGCTTGACGAAGATGTTGCAAACTCCCCCGATGCCCTGCGCTCCTGGATTTTAAAATGGAGCGAACTGGGTTCGGTTCTTTCGGAAGTTTCTTGTCGGCGTTATGTCGCAATGACTTGCAATACCCAGGATGAAGCGGCGGCAAAGGCTTACGAAGACTTTGTCAGCAATGTTGACCCGATTTCTAACGAATACAGCGACAAGCTCAACAAGAAACTCATGGCGCACCCGGCCAAGGACAAGCTGAAGGAAGAATTCGGCATTTGGTTCCGTAGCGTGCAGGTTTCTCTGGACCTTTTCTCCCCCGCAAACATTCCTCTTGAAACTGAAGAGACGATGGCCGTTCAGGCCTACCAGAAGATTACGGGCGGCATGAGCGTAGAATTTGACGGTGGCATCAAGACGATGCAGCAGTTAGGAGCCTACCTCGAAAAGACCGACCGCGACCTGCGCGAACGCGCTTTCCGCACCATGTGGGACCGTCGCTTAAAGGACAAGGATGCTCTCGACGAATCCTTCGACAAGTTGTTCCAAATCCGCAACAAAATTGCGAAAAATGCCGGCTGCAGGGATTTCATCGACTACATTTTCCTCGCCAAAAGGCGTTTCGACTACTCCCCCGCCGACTGTAAGAATTTCCATGAAAGCGTCGAAAAACTGGTGCTTCCGCTCCTCAAGGAAATCTACAAGAAACGCGCCGACAAGATGGGCCTCAAGACGCTTCGTCCGTGGGATCTCTCTGTCGATCCGCTGAACCGCGCTCCGCTGAAACCGTACAAGAGTGGCGATGAACTCATCGAGAAGGTCGACCAAATTTTTGAGTCGATCCACCCCCAGGCCGGCAAGTGGGCCCGCGAAATGCAGGCGAAAAAGTTGATCGATCCGGATAGCAGGCTCGGCAAGGCTCCGGGCGGCTACCAGATTGGCTTCGACGAAAGTCGCCTCCCCTTCATCTTCATGAATTCGGCGGAAACCGACCGCGACATTTATACGCTGCTGCACGAATCGGGACATTCGTTCCATCAGTATGCTCTTGCGAACCAGCCTATCCTCGCCTACCGCGACGTGCCTTCGGAATTCGCCGAAGTCGCGAGCATGAGTATGGAACTGATCGGCATGAATAACCTCAAGCCCTTCTACGGAGACGATTCCGAGGCAATCCGCCGTAGCATCGAAGGTGAGCTTGAGGACGTCATTTGGCTGTTCCCGTGGGTGGCAAGCATCGACAGTTTCCAGCACGAACTGTACAGCCGTCCGAACCATACCGCGAAAGACCGCGAAGCGATTTGGAAGGGAATTATGGACCGCTACGACGCTGGCGTGGACTACTCCGGTTTCGAGGCTGTTCGCAACAACCTGTGGCAAAAGCAGCTGCACCTGTTCGAGTGCCCGTTCTACTACATCGAGTACGGAATTGCACAGCTCGGTGCGCTCCAGGTTTGGGCGAATTTCAAGAAAAACCCGAAAAAAGCCATCGACGACCTGTTCAAGGCCGAAAGTTTGGGTGACAGCCGCCCGCTTCCGGAGCTTTTTGCCGCTGCAAATATCAAGTTTGACTTCACAGCAAAGACGATCGAGCCTCTGATGCAGGTCGTTTGGGACGAATTAAACTAG
- a CDS encoding DUF2442 domain-containing protein, with protein MYREDIEKIEPVNEGLRLSAKDGRTATLFFAMFDRLKQASPEQRLDFRMSFGGLRWDSLDEDISYDSIFEPENFPLRLSIALRPINMSEVARRLGIQQSLMAAYMNGSKHPSPERQKMICDEIHKIGRELLEV; from the coding sequence ATGTACCGTGAAGACATTGAAAAAATTGAACCGGTAAACGAAGGGCTACGCCTTAGCGCAAAAGACGGACGTACCGCAACACTATTTTTTGCAATGTTCGACCGTTTAAAACAGGCTTCTCCCGAACAGAGGCTTGATTTTAGAATGTCCTTTGGCGGACTCCGATGGGATTCCCTTGACGAGGATATTTCTTACGACTCCATTTTCGAACCTGAAAATTTTCCACTAAGACTATCTATCGCACTAAGGCCCATAAACATGTCTGAAGTAGCCCGCCGACTAGGGATACAGCAATCTCTTATGGCCGCATATATGAACGGTTCAAAGCACCCATCACCAGAACGTCAAAAAATGATTTGTGACGAAATCCATAAAATCGGTCGAGAACTGCTAGAAGTCTAG
- a CDS encoding DUF4160 domain-containing protein — translation MPNLLTVFGLRFFFYSREHEPVHVHVESNEGLAKFEIQGGIVKLVDSKGMRLNELKLAESIVEENKEHFENEWVKYFKNLE, via the coding sequence ATGCCCAATTTGCTCACTGTTTTCGGCCTAAGGTTTTTCTTCTATTCTCGAGAACACGAACCCGTTCATGTCCATGTAGAAAGCAACGAAGGTCTTGCAAAGTTTGAAATTCAAGGAGGAATTGTTAAACTTGTAGACAGCAAGGGAATGAGACTCAATGAATTGAAACTCGCAGAATCGATTGTAGAAGAAAACAAGGAACATTTTGAAAATGAATGGGTCAAGTATTTTAAAAATCTGGAGTAA
- a CDS encoding metallophosphoesterase, which produces MLYGICSDIHSNAVAFEAVIASMKDNNVDRRVCLGDLVGYGADPDECVRLARENMDICIIGNHDSVAIKHESSAGFNPYAKQAIEWTQNHLSDESVSFLRTLPYICEENDICFVHASPLSPADWVYVTELEDALDAFEHFKGRYCFVGHTHSPVIVASRPNAIPKILDEYEYTIEDTERLLVNVGSVGQPRDRDPRSCWCLLDTEAKCVRLIRVEYDVYQTQERMKKAGMPSFLIDRLSVGR; this is translated from the coding sequence ATGCTTTACGGTATTTGTTCTGATATCCATTCGAATGCGGTTGCCTTTGAAGCGGTTATTGCTTCTATGAAAGACAACAATGTCGATAGGAGAGTTTGTCTTGGTGATTTAGTGGGTTATGGTGCGGATCCGGACGAATGCGTTCGTCTTGCTCGCGAAAATATGGACATTTGCATTATCGGCAACCACGACAGCGTGGCAATCAAGCACGAGTCCAGCGCCGGGTTCAACCCGTATGCCAAGCAGGCCATCGAATGGACCCAGAATCATTTGTCCGACGAATCCGTCTCGTTCTTGAGGACGCTCCCGTACATTTGCGAAGAAAACGATATTTGCTTTGTGCACGCCTCTCCGCTTTCGCCCGCGGACTGGGTGTACGTGACCGAGCTCGAAGATGCCCTCGACGCTTTTGAACATTTCAAGGGCCGCTACTGCTTTGTGGGCCATACGCACAGTCCGGTGATTGTGGCGAGCCGTCCGAACGCCATCCCCAAGATTCTGGATGAATACGAATACACTATCGAGGACACGGAACGCCTGCTGGTGAACGTGGGCAGCGTAGGCCAGCCTCGTGACCGCGACCCGCGTTCTTGCTGGTGCCTGCTCGATACCGAGGCCAAGTGCGTGCGCCTGATTCGCGTGGAATACGACGTATACCAGACGCAGGAACGCATGAAAAAAGCCGGCATGCCAAGCTTCCTCATAGATCGTTTAAGTGTGGGAAGGTAA
- a CDS encoding FISUMP domain-containing protein codes for MSSSVVEESSSSFDKAFKGSLWRTGAYKAFVDPRDNREYYYIQITGEDTAGKAATIKVMAENLNVGEFIRGRKNQEDDTKIERYCYDNDTTNCNKYGGLYQWAEMMQLPSRCNTESCADMIKPNHQGICPSGWRLLTYNDYYIVVHADNNEDGVEGTRAGRFGGSNDSGYSLISTGYLWDHSFTNVENGTYWHYPVESDQYNGIASKVSSQWRTATGNSYDDSYKTQGFSVRCVMVE; via the coding sequence TTGAGTAGCAGTGTGGTGGAAGAATCTAGCAGTTCGTTCGACAAGGCGTTTAAAGGATCGCTTTGGCGTACTGGCGCGTATAAAGCATTTGTTGACCCGCGCGACAACCGTGAATACTATTACATACAAATTACCGGCGAAGACACGGCAGGCAAGGCTGCCACAATCAAGGTGATGGCAGAAAACCTGAATGTCGGTGAGTTTATAAGAGGCCGAAAAAACCAGGAAGACGATACTAAAATAGAACGTTATTGCTACGATAATGATACTACGAACTGTAACAAGTACGGTGGCCTATACCAGTGGGCAGAAATGATGCAGTTGCCGAGCCGTTGCAACACCGAAAGCTGTGCTGACATGATTAAGCCGAACCACCAGGGAATCTGCCCCAGTGGCTGGAGGTTGCTGACTTATAATGACTACTACATTGTGGTGCATGCTGATAACAATGAAGATGGAGTGGAGGGCACCCGTGCTGGTCGCTTTGGCGGTAGCAATGATAGTGGCTATAGCCTTATTAGTACGGGGTATCTTTGGGATCATTCGTTCACGAACGTAGAAAATGGTACATATTGGCATTATCCTGTAGAAAGCGACCAATATAATGGAATTGCTTCTAAGGTAAGTTCGCAATGGAGAACTGCAACTGGAAATTCTTATGATGATTCGTATAAGACTCAGGGCTTTTCCGTCCGCTGCGTAATGGTTGAGTAA
- the rpiA gene encoding ribose-5-phosphate isomerase RpiA, with the protein MASMDELKKAAGVRAADMIKDGMTVGLGTGSTAAHMVNRLAERIKTEGLHVVGVSTSWSTTLQCRNLGIPLKEMGEVSHLDMVIDGADEIDDQRNLIKGRGAAHLLEKIVASMTDNYVIIADSGKKVNKLGEKFAVPLEIIPGAIAVVTERVKKLGGDLKVRMGAPGKDGPVISDSGNLIADAKFGIIEDADKLARDLEHIVGIVGHGLFVGMATKVILADAEKGLVEF; encoded by the coding sequence ATGGCATCGATGGACGAACTCAAGAAGGCTGCAGGCGTACGCGCGGCAGATATGATCAAGGACGGCATGACCGTGGGTCTTGGAACGGGTAGCACCGCCGCCCACATGGTGAACCGCCTTGCCGAGCGCATCAAGACCGAAGGCCTGCATGTGGTTGGCGTGAGCACGAGCTGGAGCACCACGCTGCAGTGCCGTAACCTCGGCATTCCGCTCAAGGAAATGGGCGAAGTGAGCCACCTTGACATGGTGATTGACGGTGCCGACGAAATCGACGACCAGCGCAATTTGATCAAGGGCCGCGGGGCTGCCCACCTGCTCGAAAAGATTGTGGCCTCGATGACGGACAACTACGTGATTATCGCGGACAGCGGCAAGAAGGTGAACAAGCTCGGCGAAAAGTTCGCGGTACCGCTGGAAATCATTCCGGGCGCTATCGCCGTGGTGACCGAACGCGTGAAGAAGCTGGGCGGCGACCTCAAGGTGCGCATGGGTGCTCCCGGTAAGGACGGCCCGGTGATTAGCGACTCGGGCAACCTGATTGCAGACGCCAAGTTCGGCATTATCGAAGACGCCGACAAGCTCGCCCGCGACCTGGAACACATCGTGGGAATCGTCGGTCACGGCCTGTTCGTGGGCATGGCGACCAAGGTGATTCTCGCCGACGCCGAAAAGGGCCTCGTGGAATTCTAG